DNA sequence from the Gopherus evgoodei ecotype Sinaloan lineage chromosome 3, rGopEvg1_v1.p, whole genome shotgun sequence genome:
AAATCCATATACTAAACTATAGTGAACTCAATATAGTGGTACTCTTCATTGTATACCCTTGCTTACTGTGGTTGGATGGAGTCAAAGGCGCAAGAGCGCTTAATGTGAGGGGGTGCAACCGCATGGTAAGGTTCTGTTGGTGGGCCTAAACCAAATCTAGAGATGGGtttttttagacttttttttctttttgttaggtGGAGTATGTTTCAGGAAAAGTTTTTTTTACCACCAATTCTGAGTTGAGTAAATTGAAGAAGCTGAAGTCTGGAGAACGATTATTTTTGCTGCTGAAAAAACATGCACCAATTTCTCCCTCTAGAAATAAAGGTACTGTTTATTACTCTTCTTTCTACACACACAATATTATGAACTCAAAGTAGAAGTTGAAATCTGATTTGGAAAAGAATTCCATATCGTTTTCAAATGCCATAGTTTTAATTAAGCAATAATAAGACTCATCTTTTTTTGTCCAAGGACATTCAAGAACCTTTCTACTCTGAAAGGTGACTgttaatataaacaaaaaaaaatcacaacacatAACAGGATTCTTCTTCTTGTAAGCGTAGGCCTTAGCAACAGATATACTTGagttttttaaagacttttttccTCTTGAGGGCTCATTTGATTGcttataactttttttaaaatatgccttttGGGCTGATATTTTTCAGGTCATCTCTCCACTCAAGTGAATTTTTGGAAGGATTGCGCAAAAGCAGTTCAGTTTTAGTAGAGAGAATGGGGAGGAAATGCATTTGTAATGTTTATAAACTAttttttgtgcctttttaatAGCTCTAACAGCTTTGTGGTGTAGAATAGTCCCTAGGTCTATCCTGTGAGTGGTCAAGAGGAAAATCCATTTTGATTTGTCAGAGTTAAACAAGTCTTGGTTTTTAAACCACTTTTATGCACTCTCTCTTTATTTAAAGAAACTAATGTTTCATTCTGACTCCTAATGTTCTGCTGGCACTGCACATGCATATTTGTGTAATTTCAGTGGAAAGTTTTTAAAGCTGGAGGTTGGAATCCACTAGAGCTCTGAAGTAGTTCTGCCCTGTTCCATGGTATCTATTAATGTACACACTCAACAGTGCCTATTTTTAGATTCATGCATTGCTATCCTGAGAgggtacataaaagattgttacaaggaggagggagaaaaattgttgctcttaacctctgaggataggacaagaagcaatgggcttaaattgcagcaagggcggtttaggttggacttcaggaaaaacttcctaactgtcagaatggttaagcagtggaataaattgcttagggaagttgtggaatctccatcattggggatttttaagagcaggttggataaagacctgtcagggatgatctagataatacttaatcctgccttgagtgcaggggactggactagatgacctctcgaggccccttccagttctatgattctgtgatactcTTTAGTTGCATGGCTGCttagttcccccaccccccacagggcCCCTTCTTCATTTGGTGCTTAGATTAGACAGAGAACAGCTGGTGAGTCAGGGATATGTACTGAATGGAACAGATTTTGCTGAATTCttccaaattctgttttcatatatcatggtgtaaatctggagcattATGTATAATGAGTGAGGGGAATAATTTTCTTGGAGGTTGAGTGGATTTAGGTATATAAACTGAGATGGATTATTTGTGGTATGAAGCTTCAAATGTTAAGTATCTGCGAAGATCAAATTCTATCATCACTATTTTTATCTGAATCTAATTAGGAACTTGAAAAATATTCTAAAACTTTCATGGAGGATCAAATTTATCCATGGACCTAAAGttcaaaaaataaatagaagTACCTAAATTACTTTCTTCTGTGTACTGAGGAAAATTGAAGATCATAATACTTGTACTAATTTTATTCCCCAAAGTTCAGTTtcacaggccttggctacactggtgctttacagcgctgcaactttctcgcccaggtgtatgaaaaaacacccccctgaccatagcaagttacagcgctgtaaagcaccagtgtaaacagtgccccagcgctgggaacgtggctcccagcgctgtaaactaatccccacggggaggtggagtacctgcagcgctgggaccacactcacacttcaaagcgctgccgcgggagcgctcccatggcagcgctgtgtgcttgcaagtgtagccataccctcagtatttcgctctagtgaagtcaatgggactgcgcatgtacttaaagttaatcATACGTTTATATCTTTACAGTTGGGTTCTTTCCTTCTTATTCTAATTGCCCATAATAAAGGTTTTGTGGACTAACTGCTGTTTCCTTACACCTGTGGAGACACTGGTGTTGCTGTGGTTTAAATATGGTCATAATTTGGCTTTGCTGTAGGAATTTAGTAAATAGTTCTGTTAATAATGCACAAGAAGGAATAGACTCCAGTTCCTTCTTCTGAAGATGTGTAGGCTCTGCAATGTTAGCAAGTGTAAAAcataactttaattttttttaagttagtggATACTAGTTTGTGTCTGAATCCAAATGGGGAAATGATCTGACTTTTTTGGCCACTTTTCAGAGTTGAACAGCATTTATAAATGCCTTATAAAGCTGAATAAGcattattcttattttacaaTAGGGGCAACTAAGTGACAGAGATTAAGTTAATTTATCCAAAGGCAAAAAACTAGTAATTGGTAGAATAGGGATTAAGAACCCAGGTTATTTTAGCACACTGGGACTGCAATTAACTATTAAACCATGCTGGCTTCCCAGCTGTGAGCTAGCTCCAGAATTTCGCCCATTGCCGTGCACAGCTCTCTGAATATCTAAGCAGAGGGGAGAGCTATGGGCAAGGCCAGGACAAAGCAGGATATGATTGATTTAATGCCACCCATAACCAAATCAGATCAGAATTGCAATACTTACATTCAATCACTGGTGCCTCAGGAGTTAGCAGATTCACAAATTTACAGAGTTAATTGTTTAACACCTGTTGTCTTAAACTGCTTTTGTATGAAATGTTTTAAGAAATTTTGTTGTAGAAAATTGGGTGGAAACTATAATGATCCTGGCCCTACTTACTGTGCTGATTTTGTCATGTGTGAATACATAGTAGCTCTGAGTAAAAGTAAGATTTCTTTATCCATGAAAATGATTGGATTAGACTTTTTGTAGGCATTATTTCATTTAACAGTCCTAGGAAATAAGTGTTTAATGTTCCCAAACATACACTTTAATGTCAATTAGTAAAAATAAATTGCATGTATTAAAATGTTAACACAGAATAAACTAAGCTCAGATCTCTTTTAGGAAAAGTATTTAATGAAATTCAAAAACTTGTAATTGAGGACCCCAGATGTTGGCTGGATATTATTTCCATTTGGAAACATCTTCATGGAAATAAGGTTGAACAAGGAAACCTCTCTAAAGAAAATCCAGAATCcctgaaaagaaaatcagaagacGAGATAAGTATcataagaaaaaaacagaagagagaaCAAATATTAGAGACAGTTTCTGATGAATGCCATGTGGAAGAGCAAAAGAAAAGTATGGCACTAGAAACAAACAACGACATGGACTTTTTGACCAAAAGAGAAACTTTTCTAGAAGAGACATCTGAAAGTAGAATAGAGAAATCAGTTGATATCAATAACCACAGCTTCAGTTTCAGAGTTTCTTGTCGCTGTAGTGGAGCAATTGCAAAAGTATTTACTTCACAGGTATGACAAATTAAAATTCCTGAAGGATAGAATTAATTGTAGATTTTAAAGATGTGCTGAAATACCTAGTAACTATGTGTATTTGGTTAGTAAATGGATCAGTAATAGTTTTGAAATTACTTTCTAAAAGCATGA
Encoded proteins:
- the THUMPD2 gene encoding THUMP domain-containing protein 2 encodes the protein MAEGSGCAGPSIRYFCTAGRGLEPFLLREVRARLGATQVEYVSGKVFFTTNSELSKLKKLKSGERLFLLLKKHAPISPSRNKGKVFNEIQKLVIEDPRCWLDIISIWKHLHGNKVEQGNLSKENPESLKRKSEDEISIIRKKQKREQILETVSDECHVEEQKKSMALETNNDMDFLTKRETFLEETSESRIEKSVDINNHSFSFRVSCRCSGAIAKVFTSQEVGRVLGITLIKQLGWKADLRNPDLEVMK